One Elaeis guineensis isolate ETL-2024a chromosome 10, EG11, whole genome shotgun sequence genomic window carries:
- the LOC105051241 gene encoding uncharacterized protein isoform X2: MATMSDDGERTCPLCAEEMDLTDQQLKPCRCGYEICVWCWHHIMDMAEKEETDGRCPACRTPYDKERIVGMAANCERVVAEINAEKKQKSQKAKNKASTEARKHLSSVRVIQRNLVYIIGLPSNLCDESMLERREYFGQYGKVLKVSISRPAGAVAQQASNNSTFSVYITYAREEEAVRCIQAVHNFVLEGKSLRACFGTTKYCHAWLRNMTCSNPDCLYLHDIGSQEDSFTKDEIISAYTRSRVPQIASNNSRRSGNVLPPPADDFSSSGMVTSKHTVKSVSNNTPSHAKGSPPNSSGKPTVLPAAASWGLRSSNCRTLAISVACSQTPVKQKVETLHSTSLLPSMTESTKQSSVWHDDVVRTSKMPERRHVMPTNGTSRPLEPSKPGSGKDCLTVMSSESLRDADSASVPSAWNDDVITSKISEPLKSVNDKECWTSRSDLSPDDALDVAPTSQNPISCLSRLLSPAAEDKGRGVIFAGSSTKSMNNLSKGADRLSSSTDKAAKGSMIVNGNVESLCLGLSSTSIENHLGLGESSMDQHQTSKSNLSSRPQQCQPEHGVEHLSSEPLSRASSVPDAHISNELLDWDLEPQEQGFMSTGIEREDDAKNQPSCSPYLNHRHISANQSSYSSWNNGVGIKHQLYTGDSRTVETKVDLTSLLSRENESALCNGHKEDDQSSFSNRGKVFESPRMNCSEEMGKTDEVANSDKIASVDMGESTIISGILSLDFDPWDDSSSANNFAKLLGETERQDGLFKLSSSWRSQNSNQSRFSFARQESEASGLEASLGDTVNEQKLGSSLQDSFGDGFQSGLQFSNFEGSNAVSSNLVITSDRVVGVSRAKISAPPGFLAPSRAPPPGFSSQDRFNQAYDTTYSDNHLVGSPSLGNQHEAHLPGNPDDVEFIDPAILAVGKGRMPLGVHNSGLSSKSSFPSQFSTSSSDPRLQLLMQQSISSYHIGDRFLPLNDPYITSRLSSQNHGSLFPFTQMSHQQPRSAHISNGQWGGRNDVRNGWEMGMPDILRNERFGLNFYSGNEERKFQIASSADLYNRAFGL; the protein is encoded by the exons AT GGCAACCATGAGTGACGATGGAGAAAGGACGTGCCCACTGTGTGCTGAGGAGATGGACCTGACAGACCAGCAGCTGAAGCCATGCAGGTGCGGATACGAG ATTTGTGTTTGGTGTTGGCATCATATTATGGACATGGCTGAGAAGGAAGAAACAGATGGGCGATGTCCAGCATGCAGGACACCATATGACAAGGAAAGAATTGTTGGAATGGCTGCCAATTGTGAAAG GGTGGTGGCTGAGATTAATGCTGAGAAGAAACAAAAATCTCAAAAGGCAAAGAATAAAGCATCAACAGAAGCTAGGAAGCATCTTAGCAGTGTTAGAGTGATACAacggaaccttgtgtatataattGGACTACCTTCTAATTTATGTGATGAAAGT ATGCTCGAGCGCAGGGAATACTTTGGCCAGTATGGGAAAGTTTTAAAAGTATCAATTTCTCGCCCAGCCGGTGCCGTGGCCCAGCAAGCATCAAATAACAGCACATTTAGTGT GTACATAACATATGCTAGGGAAGAGGAAGCAGTTCGTTGTATTCAAGCTGTGCACAATTTTGTTTTGGAAGGTAAATCTTTAAG AGCTTGCTTTGGTACTACAAAGTATTGCCATGCTTGGTTGAGAAATATG ACTTGCAGTAATCCAGATTGTCTATATTTGCATGACATCGGTAGCCAAGAGGATAGTTTCACTAAAGATGAGATAATTTCTGCTTATACAag GAGTAGGGTACCACAGATTGCTTCAAATAATTCACGACGCTCGGGGAATGTGTTGCCTCCTCCAGCAGATGATTTCTCTAGCAGTGGGATGGTTACAAGCAAACACACGGTCAAGAGTGTCTCAAAT AATACTCCAAGCCATGCGAAAGGTTCTCCTCCTAATAGTAGTGGAAAGCCTACTGTTTTACCAGCTGCTGCTTCATG GGGACTTCGCAGTTCAAATTGCCGGACTCTGGCCATAAGTGTAGCATGCTCACAAACCCCTGTTAAACAGAAAGTAGAAACACTACATAGCACATCCTTGCTTCCTTCAATGACTGAAAGCACAAAACAGTCTTCAGTATGGCATGATGATGTAGTTAGAACATCAAAGATGCCAGAAAGAAGGCATGTAATGCCCACGAATGGCACATCTAGACCCTTAGAACCATCAAAACCTGGTTCAGGGAAGGACTGCCTAACAGTGATGTCATCAGAGTCTCTTAGAGATGCAGATTCTGCTTCTGTACCTTCTGCATGGAACGATGATGTGATTACATCTAAGATATCAGAGCCTTTAAAATCGGTTAATGACAAGGAGTGCTGGACATCTAGATCAGACCTGTCACCTGATGATGCATTGGATGTAGCTCCTACTTCACAAAATCCTATCAGTTGCTTATCTAGACTTCTATCCCCTGCAGCTGAAGACAAGGGGAGAGGCGTCATTTTTGCTGGGAGCAGCACAAAATCAATGAACAACCTGTCCAAAGGTGCCGATAGGCTATCTTCTAGTACTGATAAAGCTGCTAAAGGTAGTATGATTGTGAATGGAAATGTAGAGAGTTTATGCTTGGGTTTGTCTTCAACGAGTATTGAGAACCATCTTGGGCTTGGTGAGTCAAGCATGGACCAACATCAGACTTCAAAATCTAATTTGTCTTCAAGACCTCAACAATGTCAACCTGAACATGGGGTTGAACATTTATCTTCAGAGCCACTGAGTAGAGCCTCCTCAGTACCTGATGCACATATTTCAAATGAATTACTTGATTGGGATCTGGAGCCGCAGGAGCAAGGCTTTATGTCTACAGGAATTGAGAGGGaagatgatgccaaaaatcagccATCATGTTCACCTTATCTAAATCATCGTCACATTAGTGCAAATCAATCTAGTTATAGTTCTTGGAATAATGGTGTTGGAATCAAGCACCAATTGTATACTGGTGATAGTAGAACTGTGGAGACCAAGGTAGACTTGACCTCGCTTCTATCAAGAGAAAATGAATCTGCATTATGCAATGGACACAAAGAGGATGACCAAAGCAGTTTTTCTAACCGTGGGAAGGTTTTTGAGAGTCCCAGGATGAACTGCTCTGAAGAAATGGGAAAAACTGATGAGGTAGCTAATTCTGACAAAATAGCTAGTGTCGATATGGGAGAGAGCACCATCATTTCAGGTATATTGTCGCTAGATTTTGATCCATGGGATGACTCATCCTCGGCAAACAATTTTGCTAAGCTGCTTGGTGAAACTGAAAGGCAAGATGGTTTGTTTAAATTATCGAGTTCATGGAGATCACAGAATAGCAATCAATCCAGGTTCTCATTTGCAAGGCAAGAAAGTGAAGCAAGCGGTCTAGAGGCTTCTCTTGGAGACACTGTTAATGAACAGAAATTAGGTTCATCTTTGCAGGATTCTTTTGGAGATGGTTTCCAGAGTGGGCTCCAATTCAGTAATTTTGAGGGTTCCAATGCTGTCTCTAGCAATCTAGTTATTACCTCTGACAGAGTTGTTG GTGTTTCAAGGGCTAAAATATCAGCTCCACCTGGATTTTTGGCACCAAGTAGAGCTCCCCCTCCAGGCTTTTCTTCCCAGGATAGATTCAACCAGGCTTATGATACAACATACTCTG ATAATCATCTTGTGGGTAGTCCTTCACTTGGAAATCAGCATGAAGCACATCTACCTGGAAATCCAGATGATGTGGAATTCATTGATCCAGCAATACTTGCTGTGGGCAAAGGGCGAATGCCACTTGGAGTTCACAATTCAGGGTTGAgttcaaaatcttcttttccttCACAGTTTAGCACTTCAAGTAGTGATCCAAGGCTTCAGCTATTGATGCAGCAATCCATCTCTTCTTATCATATTGGGGATAGATTTTTACCTTTAAATGATCCTTATATTACGTCTCGGCTTTCATCGCAAAACCATGGAAGTCTATTTCCATTTACGCAGATGTCACACCAGCAGCCCAGAAGCGCACACATTTCAAATGGCCAATGGGGTGGTAGGAATGATGTAAGAAATGGTTGGGAAATGGGCATGCCTGATATCTTGAGGAATGAGAGGTTTGGGCTTAATTTCTATTCTGGCAACGAGGAACGTAAGTTTCAAATAGCGAGCTCAGCTGATCTGTATAACAGAGCATTTGGATTGTAA
- the LOC105051241 gene encoding uncharacterized protein isoform X1, whose protein sequence is MATMSDDGERTCPLCAEEMDLTDQQLKPCRCGYEICVWCWHHIMDMAEKEETDGRCPACRTPYDKERIVGMAANCERVVAEINAEKKQKSQKAKNKASTEARKHLSSVRVIQRNLVYIIGLPSNLCDESMLERREYFGQYGKVLKVSISRPAGAVAQQASNNSTFSVYITYAREEEAVRCIQAVHNFVLEGKSLRACFGTTKYCHAWLRNMTCSNPDCLYLHDIGSQEDSFTKDEIISAYTRSRVPQIASNNSRRSGNVLPPPADDFSSSGMVTSKHTVKSVSNVYAHNTPSHAKGSPPNSSGKPTVLPAAASWGLRSSNCRTLAISVACSQTPVKQKVETLHSTSLLPSMTESTKQSSVWHDDVVRTSKMPERRHVMPTNGTSRPLEPSKPGSGKDCLTVMSSESLRDADSASVPSAWNDDVITSKISEPLKSVNDKECWTSRSDLSPDDALDVAPTSQNPISCLSRLLSPAAEDKGRGVIFAGSSTKSMNNLSKGADRLSSSTDKAAKGSMIVNGNVESLCLGLSSTSIENHLGLGESSMDQHQTSKSNLSSRPQQCQPEHGVEHLSSEPLSRASSVPDAHISNELLDWDLEPQEQGFMSTGIEREDDAKNQPSCSPYLNHRHISANQSSYSSWNNGVGIKHQLYTGDSRTVETKVDLTSLLSRENESALCNGHKEDDQSSFSNRGKVFESPRMNCSEEMGKTDEVANSDKIASVDMGESTIISGILSLDFDPWDDSSSANNFAKLLGETERQDGLFKLSSSWRSQNSNQSRFSFARQESEASGLEASLGDTVNEQKLGSSLQDSFGDGFQSGLQFSNFEGSNAVSSNLVITSDRVVGVSRAKISAPPGFLAPSRAPPPGFSSQDRFNQAYDTTYSDNHLVGSPSLGNQHEAHLPGNPDDVEFIDPAILAVGKGRMPLGVHNSGLSSKSSFPSQFSTSSSDPRLQLLMQQSISSYHIGDRFLPLNDPYITSRLSSQNHGSLFPFTQMSHQQPRSAHISNGQWGGRNDVRNGWEMGMPDILRNERFGLNFYSGNEERKFQIASSADLYNRAFGL, encoded by the exons AT GGCAACCATGAGTGACGATGGAGAAAGGACGTGCCCACTGTGTGCTGAGGAGATGGACCTGACAGACCAGCAGCTGAAGCCATGCAGGTGCGGATACGAG ATTTGTGTTTGGTGTTGGCATCATATTATGGACATGGCTGAGAAGGAAGAAACAGATGGGCGATGTCCAGCATGCAGGACACCATATGACAAGGAAAGAATTGTTGGAATGGCTGCCAATTGTGAAAG GGTGGTGGCTGAGATTAATGCTGAGAAGAAACAAAAATCTCAAAAGGCAAAGAATAAAGCATCAACAGAAGCTAGGAAGCATCTTAGCAGTGTTAGAGTGATACAacggaaccttgtgtatataattGGACTACCTTCTAATTTATGTGATGAAAGT ATGCTCGAGCGCAGGGAATACTTTGGCCAGTATGGGAAAGTTTTAAAAGTATCAATTTCTCGCCCAGCCGGTGCCGTGGCCCAGCAAGCATCAAATAACAGCACATTTAGTGT GTACATAACATATGCTAGGGAAGAGGAAGCAGTTCGTTGTATTCAAGCTGTGCACAATTTTGTTTTGGAAGGTAAATCTTTAAG AGCTTGCTTTGGTACTACAAAGTATTGCCATGCTTGGTTGAGAAATATG ACTTGCAGTAATCCAGATTGTCTATATTTGCATGACATCGGTAGCCAAGAGGATAGTTTCACTAAAGATGAGATAATTTCTGCTTATACAag GAGTAGGGTACCACAGATTGCTTCAAATAATTCACGACGCTCGGGGAATGTGTTGCCTCCTCCAGCAGATGATTTCTCTAGCAGTGGGATGGTTACAAGCAAACACACGGTCAAGAGTGTCTCAAATGTATATGCTCAT AATACTCCAAGCCATGCGAAAGGTTCTCCTCCTAATAGTAGTGGAAAGCCTACTGTTTTACCAGCTGCTGCTTCATG GGGACTTCGCAGTTCAAATTGCCGGACTCTGGCCATAAGTGTAGCATGCTCACAAACCCCTGTTAAACAGAAAGTAGAAACACTACATAGCACATCCTTGCTTCCTTCAATGACTGAAAGCACAAAACAGTCTTCAGTATGGCATGATGATGTAGTTAGAACATCAAAGATGCCAGAAAGAAGGCATGTAATGCCCACGAATGGCACATCTAGACCCTTAGAACCATCAAAACCTGGTTCAGGGAAGGACTGCCTAACAGTGATGTCATCAGAGTCTCTTAGAGATGCAGATTCTGCTTCTGTACCTTCTGCATGGAACGATGATGTGATTACATCTAAGATATCAGAGCCTTTAAAATCGGTTAATGACAAGGAGTGCTGGACATCTAGATCAGACCTGTCACCTGATGATGCATTGGATGTAGCTCCTACTTCACAAAATCCTATCAGTTGCTTATCTAGACTTCTATCCCCTGCAGCTGAAGACAAGGGGAGAGGCGTCATTTTTGCTGGGAGCAGCACAAAATCAATGAACAACCTGTCCAAAGGTGCCGATAGGCTATCTTCTAGTACTGATAAAGCTGCTAAAGGTAGTATGATTGTGAATGGAAATGTAGAGAGTTTATGCTTGGGTTTGTCTTCAACGAGTATTGAGAACCATCTTGGGCTTGGTGAGTCAAGCATGGACCAACATCAGACTTCAAAATCTAATTTGTCTTCAAGACCTCAACAATGTCAACCTGAACATGGGGTTGAACATTTATCTTCAGAGCCACTGAGTAGAGCCTCCTCAGTACCTGATGCACATATTTCAAATGAATTACTTGATTGGGATCTGGAGCCGCAGGAGCAAGGCTTTATGTCTACAGGAATTGAGAGGGaagatgatgccaaaaatcagccATCATGTTCACCTTATCTAAATCATCGTCACATTAGTGCAAATCAATCTAGTTATAGTTCTTGGAATAATGGTGTTGGAATCAAGCACCAATTGTATACTGGTGATAGTAGAACTGTGGAGACCAAGGTAGACTTGACCTCGCTTCTATCAAGAGAAAATGAATCTGCATTATGCAATGGACACAAAGAGGATGACCAAAGCAGTTTTTCTAACCGTGGGAAGGTTTTTGAGAGTCCCAGGATGAACTGCTCTGAAGAAATGGGAAAAACTGATGAGGTAGCTAATTCTGACAAAATAGCTAGTGTCGATATGGGAGAGAGCACCATCATTTCAGGTATATTGTCGCTAGATTTTGATCCATGGGATGACTCATCCTCGGCAAACAATTTTGCTAAGCTGCTTGGTGAAACTGAAAGGCAAGATGGTTTGTTTAAATTATCGAGTTCATGGAGATCACAGAATAGCAATCAATCCAGGTTCTCATTTGCAAGGCAAGAAAGTGAAGCAAGCGGTCTAGAGGCTTCTCTTGGAGACACTGTTAATGAACAGAAATTAGGTTCATCTTTGCAGGATTCTTTTGGAGATGGTTTCCAGAGTGGGCTCCAATTCAGTAATTTTGAGGGTTCCAATGCTGTCTCTAGCAATCTAGTTATTACCTCTGACAGAGTTGTTG GTGTTTCAAGGGCTAAAATATCAGCTCCACCTGGATTTTTGGCACCAAGTAGAGCTCCCCCTCCAGGCTTTTCTTCCCAGGATAGATTCAACCAGGCTTATGATACAACATACTCTG ATAATCATCTTGTGGGTAGTCCTTCACTTGGAAATCAGCATGAAGCACATCTACCTGGAAATCCAGATGATGTGGAATTCATTGATCCAGCAATACTTGCTGTGGGCAAAGGGCGAATGCCACTTGGAGTTCACAATTCAGGGTTGAgttcaaaatcttcttttccttCACAGTTTAGCACTTCAAGTAGTGATCCAAGGCTTCAGCTATTGATGCAGCAATCCATCTCTTCTTATCATATTGGGGATAGATTTTTACCTTTAAATGATCCTTATATTACGTCTCGGCTTTCATCGCAAAACCATGGAAGTCTATTTCCATTTACGCAGATGTCACACCAGCAGCCCAGAAGCGCACACATTTCAAATGGCCAATGGGGTGGTAGGAATGATGTAAGAAATGGTTGGGAAATGGGCATGCCTGATATCTTGAGGAATGAGAGGTTTGGGCTTAATTTCTATTCTGGCAACGAGGAACGTAAGTTTCAAATAGCGAGCTCAGCTGATCTGTATAACAGAGCATTTGGATTGTAA
- the LOC105051241 gene encoding uncharacterized protein isoform X3, which produces MSPNKQESFGSSEAGLIHVPASVISRPYCLMSGVTASPNSQFLWCISNRSWYITYAREEEAVRCIQAVHNFVLEGKSLRACFGTTKYCHAWLRNMTCSNPDCLYLHDIGSQEDSFTKDEIISAYTRSRVPQIASNNSRRSGNVLPPPADDFSSSGMVTSKHTVKSVSNVYAHNTPSHAKGSPPNSSGKPTVLPAAASWGLRSSNCRTLAISVACSQTPVKQKVETLHSTSLLPSMTESTKQSSVWHDDVVRTSKMPERRHVMPTNGTSRPLEPSKPGSGKDCLTVMSSESLRDADSASVPSAWNDDVITSKISEPLKSVNDKECWTSRSDLSPDDALDVAPTSQNPISCLSRLLSPAAEDKGRGVIFAGSSTKSMNNLSKGADRLSSSTDKAAKGSMIVNGNVESLCLGLSSTSIENHLGLGESSMDQHQTSKSNLSSRPQQCQPEHGVEHLSSEPLSRASSVPDAHISNELLDWDLEPQEQGFMSTGIEREDDAKNQPSCSPYLNHRHISANQSSYSSWNNGVGIKHQLYTGDSRTVETKVDLTSLLSRENESALCNGHKEDDQSSFSNRGKVFESPRMNCSEEMGKTDEVANSDKIASVDMGESTIISGILSLDFDPWDDSSSANNFAKLLGETERQDGLFKLSSSWRSQNSNQSRFSFARQESEASGLEASLGDTVNEQKLGSSLQDSFGDGFQSGLQFSNFEGSNAVSSNLVITSDRVVGVSRAKISAPPGFLAPSRAPPPGFSSQDRFNQAYDTTYSDNHLVGSPSLGNQHEAHLPGNPDDVEFIDPAILAVGKGRMPLGVHNSGLSSKSSFPSQFSTSSSDPRLQLLMQQSISSYHIGDRFLPLNDPYITSRLSSQNHGSLFPFTQMSHQQPRSAHISNGQWGGRNDVRNGWEMGMPDILRNERFGLNFYSGNEERKFQIASSADLYNRAFGL; this is translated from the exons ATGAGCCCAAACAAACAAGAAAGCTTTGGAAGTTCTGAAGCTGGATTGATACATGTACCTGCTAGTGTGATATCACGTCCATATTGTCTGATGTCTGGTGTCACTGCATCACCCAACTCTCAGTTTTTATGGTGCATTAGTAACCGTTCATG GTACATAACATATGCTAGGGAAGAGGAAGCAGTTCGTTGTATTCAAGCTGTGCACAATTTTGTTTTGGAAGGTAAATCTTTAAG AGCTTGCTTTGGTACTACAAAGTATTGCCATGCTTGGTTGAGAAATATG ACTTGCAGTAATCCAGATTGTCTATATTTGCATGACATCGGTAGCCAAGAGGATAGTTTCACTAAAGATGAGATAATTTCTGCTTATACAag GAGTAGGGTACCACAGATTGCTTCAAATAATTCACGACGCTCGGGGAATGTGTTGCCTCCTCCAGCAGATGATTTCTCTAGCAGTGGGATGGTTACAAGCAAACACACGGTCAAGAGTGTCTCAAATGTATATGCTCAT AATACTCCAAGCCATGCGAAAGGTTCTCCTCCTAATAGTAGTGGAAAGCCTACTGTTTTACCAGCTGCTGCTTCATG GGGACTTCGCAGTTCAAATTGCCGGACTCTGGCCATAAGTGTAGCATGCTCACAAACCCCTGTTAAACAGAAAGTAGAAACACTACATAGCACATCCTTGCTTCCTTCAATGACTGAAAGCACAAAACAGTCTTCAGTATGGCATGATGATGTAGTTAGAACATCAAAGATGCCAGAAAGAAGGCATGTAATGCCCACGAATGGCACATCTAGACCCTTAGAACCATCAAAACCTGGTTCAGGGAAGGACTGCCTAACAGTGATGTCATCAGAGTCTCTTAGAGATGCAGATTCTGCTTCTGTACCTTCTGCATGGAACGATGATGTGATTACATCTAAGATATCAGAGCCTTTAAAATCGGTTAATGACAAGGAGTGCTGGACATCTAGATCAGACCTGTCACCTGATGATGCATTGGATGTAGCTCCTACTTCACAAAATCCTATCAGTTGCTTATCTAGACTTCTATCCCCTGCAGCTGAAGACAAGGGGAGAGGCGTCATTTTTGCTGGGAGCAGCACAAAATCAATGAACAACCTGTCCAAAGGTGCCGATAGGCTATCTTCTAGTACTGATAAAGCTGCTAAAGGTAGTATGATTGTGAATGGAAATGTAGAGAGTTTATGCTTGGGTTTGTCTTCAACGAGTATTGAGAACCATCTTGGGCTTGGTGAGTCAAGCATGGACCAACATCAGACTTCAAAATCTAATTTGTCTTCAAGACCTCAACAATGTCAACCTGAACATGGGGTTGAACATTTATCTTCAGAGCCACTGAGTAGAGCCTCCTCAGTACCTGATGCACATATTTCAAATGAATTACTTGATTGGGATCTGGAGCCGCAGGAGCAAGGCTTTATGTCTACAGGAATTGAGAGGGaagatgatgccaaaaatcagccATCATGTTCACCTTATCTAAATCATCGTCACATTAGTGCAAATCAATCTAGTTATAGTTCTTGGAATAATGGTGTTGGAATCAAGCACCAATTGTATACTGGTGATAGTAGAACTGTGGAGACCAAGGTAGACTTGACCTCGCTTCTATCAAGAGAAAATGAATCTGCATTATGCAATGGACACAAAGAGGATGACCAAAGCAGTTTTTCTAACCGTGGGAAGGTTTTTGAGAGTCCCAGGATGAACTGCTCTGAAGAAATGGGAAAAACTGATGAGGTAGCTAATTCTGACAAAATAGCTAGTGTCGATATGGGAGAGAGCACCATCATTTCAGGTATATTGTCGCTAGATTTTGATCCATGGGATGACTCATCCTCGGCAAACAATTTTGCTAAGCTGCTTGGTGAAACTGAAAGGCAAGATGGTTTGTTTAAATTATCGAGTTCATGGAGATCACAGAATAGCAATCAATCCAGGTTCTCATTTGCAAGGCAAGAAAGTGAAGCAAGCGGTCTAGAGGCTTCTCTTGGAGACACTGTTAATGAACAGAAATTAGGTTCATCTTTGCAGGATTCTTTTGGAGATGGTTTCCAGAGTGGGCTCCAATTCAGTAATTTTGAGGGTTCCAATGCTGTCTCTAGCAATCTAGTTATTACCTCTGACAGAGTTGTTG GTGTTTCAAGGGCTAAAATATCAGCTCCACCTGGATTTTTGGCACCAAGTAGAGCTCCCCCTCCAGGCTTTTCTTCCCAGGATAGATTCAACCAGGCTTATGATACAACATACTCTG ATAATCATCTTGTGGGTAGTCCTTCACTTGGAAATCAGCATGAAGCACATCTACCTGGAAATCCAGATGATGTGGAATTCATTGATCCAGCAATACTTGCTGTGGGCAAAGGGCGAATGCCACTTGGAGTTCACAATTCAGGGTTGAgttcaaaatcttcttttccttCACAGTTTAGCACTTCAAGTAGTGATCCAAGGCTTCAGCTATTGATGCAGCAATCCATCTCTTCTTATCATATTGGGGATAGATTTTTACCTTTAAATGATCCTTATATTACGTCTCGGCTTTCATCGCAAAACCATGGAAGTCTATTTCCATTTACGCAGATGTCACACCAGCAGCCCAGAAGCGCACACATTTCAAATGGCCAATGGGGTGGTAGGAATGATGTAAGAAATGGTTGGGAAATGGGCATGCCTGATATCTTGAGGAATGAGAGGTTTGGGCTTAATTTCTATTCTGGCAACGAGGAACGTAAGTTTCAAATAGCGAGCTCAGCTGATCTGTATAACAGAGCATTTGGATTGTAA